GATGGATTTGCTAAAGGATATTTAGGATCAACAGGATTAATTACAGGATTCTTTGCAGCATTTATAACAGTCGGAATTTATAATTTTTGTATAAAAAGAGACATTACAATAAAAATGCCAAGTGAAGTTCCACCTAACTTATCACAAACATTCAAAGATGTAATACCATTTAGTGCAGTAATTATATTTCTATATATTATCGACATTATCGTTAGAAGAGTATCAGGACATGGATTTGCACAAAATGTAATAGAAATCTTTAAACCATTATTCTCAGCAGCAAATGGATATGTTGGAATAACAATTATTTATGGAGTTATTGCAATGTTCTGGTTTGTCGGAATACATGGACCGTCAATTGTAGAACCAGCAATCTCAGCAGTTGCATTTATAAATTTAGATGCTAATTTAAAATTATTTCAAGCTGGACAACATGCAAATCATATAATAACACCAGGGACACAAATGTTTGTTGCAACAATGGGAGGAACTGGAGCAACACTTGTAGTGCCATTTATGTTTATGTGGCTTGCAAAATCAAAGCAAAATAAAGCAATAGGTCGAGCTTCCTGTATTCCTACTGCGTTTGGAGTAAATGAACCAATTTTATTTGGAGCACCGATAGTTTTAAATCCAGTATTCTTTATTCCATTTATTCTAGCACCAATTGTAAATGTATGGCTATTTAAAATATTCGTTGATATTCTTAATATGAACAGTTTTTCATACTTCTTGCCATGGACTACGCCAGGACCAATCGGAATAGTTCTAGGTACAGGATTTAGTTTTTTAGCTATAATTTTAGCGTTACTATTAATTGTAGTCGATACAGCTATTTATTATCCTTTCTTTAAAGTCTATGATGAAGAAATATTAGCTAAAGAAAAATTAGCTGCTACTGAAGAAAATGAAAATAGTAAAAAAGAGTTTATGAAAAATGATAAAGTAGAAACTAAAGAAGAAATTAAAGTTGCTTTAAAAACACCAGAAAAAGAAACTAAAACTGAAGAATCAGCAGGTGGACCAAAAATAAAAGAACAAAAAAATGTACTTGTATTATGTGCTGGCGGTGGAACAAGCGGACTTCTTGCTAATGCCTTGAAAAAAGCTGCAAAAGAGTACAATGAGCCAATTGATGCAGCTGCTGGAGCTTACGGAGCACATTATGATATGATGAAAGATTATGATTTAATAGTTTTAGCACCTCAAGTTGCTTCAAATTATGAAGATATAAAAAAAGATACTGATAAATTAGGAATAAAATTAGTAAAAACACAAGGTGCAGAATATATTAAATTAACAAGAGATCCAAAAGGAAGTTTAGAGTTTGTAAAAAAACAATTTGAAAATTAAATATTATTAATGACAAGGGGGAAAAATTCCTCTTGTTAAAAAATAAAATAGGAGAAAATAAAAATGAAAAAATTACCAGAAGATTTTATTTTTGGTGGAGCAACAGCAGCATATCAAGCTGAAGGTGCAACAAAAACAGATGGTAAAGGTCGTGTGGCTTGGGATACTTTTTTGGAAGAAAATTATTGGTATACAGCTGAGCCAGCAAGTGATTTTTACAATCAATATCCAGTAGATTTGAAACTTTGTGAAGAATTTGGAATAAATGGAATAAGAATTTCAATTGCATGGTCTAGAATCTTTCCAAATGGATATGGAGAAGTAAATCCTAAAGGAGTAGAATTTTACCATAAATTATTTGCTGAATGTAAAAAAAGAAAGGTTGAACCTTTTATAACGCTTCATCATTTTGATACACCAGAAGTTTTACATTCAAATGGAGACTTTTTAAATCGTGAAAATATAGAACATTTTTTGAATTATGCTAAATTTTGTTTTGAAGAATTTACTGAAGTAAATTACTGGACAACATTTAATGAAATAGGACCTATTGGAGAAGGACAATATCTTGTTGGGAAATTCCCTCCAGGAATAAAATATGATTTTGAAAAATTATTTCAATCACATCACAATATGGTTTTAGCACATGCAAAAGCAGTTAATTTATTTAAGAAAAATGGCTATCACGGAGAAATAGGAATGGTTTGTGCATTGCCAACAAAATATCCTTATGATCCAAATAATCCTGGAGATGTTAGAGCCGCTGAATTGGATGACATCATTCATAATAAATTTATTTTAGATGCTACTTTTAAAGGTGAATATTCAAAAGAAACAATGGAAGGTGTAAATCATATTTTAAAAGTTAATGGTGGAAAATTAGATTTAAGAGAAGAAGATTTTGAAGAATTGAAAGCAGCAAAAGACTTAAATGATTTCCTTGGAATAAATTATTATATGAGTGATTGGATGACTGAATATGATGGTGAAAATGAAATTATTCATAATGCCACTGGAAATAAAGGAAGCTCTAAATATCAATTAAAAGGTATAGGACAAAGAAGAGCTAACGAAAGTATTCCTAGAACTGACTGGGATTGGATAATTTATCCAAAAGGTCTTTATGATCAAATTTTTAGAGTTAAAAGAGATTATCCAAACTATAAAAAAATCTATATCACTGAAAATGGTTTAGGATATAAAGATGTTTTTGAAGACAATACAGTTTATGATGATGCCAGAATTGACTACATAAAACAACATCTGGAAGTAATTTCAGACGCCATAAGAGATGGAGCGAATGTAAAAGGATATTTCTTATGGTCATTAATGGATGTATTTTCTTGGTCAAATGGCTATGAAAAAAGATATGGATTATTCTATGTTGACTTTGAAACACAAAAACGTTATCCGAAGAAAAGTGCATATTGGTATAAAAAAGTGGCAGAGACAAAAGAAATTGAATAAAAAAACTGGGGATAGTTTGGATTATCCCCATTTGCAGTAAAAATTTTTGATTAAATAAATGATTTTTTGCTTTTTTTATTATGCAATATATTCATTACTAAGTTTTTAATCTTTAAAAAGTTCTTACTTTTGCTGTGTTTTTATTCAAAAAATCTTGATAAAATAAAAAAATAAAATATTATAAAAATTTTTAAATTAATAGAAAGGAGGATAAAATGGCTACAATCAGAGAAGTTGCAAAAAAAGCAGGAGTTTCAATAACGACAGTTTCCAGAATATTAAATAACGACGATAGTTTTTATGTGAGTAAAAGTACAAAAGAAAAAGTTTTAAAAACTGTAAAACAGCTAAATTATGTAAAAAAAAGAAAGAAAAATAAAATTTCACAGTCAAATATTGCAATAATAAAATGTTTTGATGAAAAAATTGAAAAAGAAGATCCTTATTTTGTCTCTTTAAAAATAAATTTAGAAAACAAATTAAAAAAAATTTTTTCTAGAATAAGGATTTTTAATTTATATGAAATCCAAAAATTAATAAAATCCAATGAAATAGCAACTTTTTCTTTTGCAGATGCAATTATTTTTGTCGGTGAAATAAATAAGGAAAAGTTAAAATTTTTTAAAACTTTAAATGGAAATATTATTTGTGTAGATGTGTATGACACGGATAATATCACAGATTATATAAAATTTGACACAAGAAATTCAGTTGAAATGGTTTTAAATTATATGTTTAAATTAAAACATAAAAAAATAGGGTTACTAGTAGGAAGGAATAAAGTTGTGGAAAATTTAGTGGATTTTCGAGAAAGATATTTTAAGGAAATAATGATAAAAAATGGACTGTATAGAGAAGAATATCTTAAAATTGGCGATTTTTCGATGGAAAGTGGCTACTTTATGATGAAAGAAATTTTAAAATTGGAAGATAAGCCGACAGCAGTTTTTTGTGGAAATGATTCGATTGCAATGGGAGCATATAGAGCAATTCGGGAAAAAAAGCTGAAAATTCCAGAAGATATGTCAATAATAGGATTTAACGATTTAAAATTATCGCAATATTTTACTCCTCCTTTGACAACTATAAAAATTGACACAAAATTAATTGCTCAAGAAACGGTTAATTCTTTGATTGAATTGGTGGAAGGAAAGAGACATTATCATAAAAAAGTTTTTCTTCCTATTGAATTAATAGAAAGAGAAAGTTGTCAAAAAATATAAATAAAAAAGTTTTTTATGAATTATGCCAGAACACTCGCAACTTTAGTCGTGAGATGAATGGCATATTTTTTTGTTTACAAAAAATTTGAAATAGTTAAATACATATGGTATAATAAAAACGGAAAAACTGGTTTTGAATCGAGCCAATAGGACGTAAATGTTCTCAACGGAGAGCTTGTCCATTAAAGTCTTAAGGAAATTAGCCAGTATTTGAATACTAGATATTCAAAAGAAGCTAAATAGTACTTAAGAACCTCGCGACTTCAGTCGTGAGAGGTTCAGAAAAAAGTAAAAAATATACAGACATAAAAAATAAAATTTTAGAATTTAAAATATTTAATATTTTTAGTCTGTATTTTTTTATTTATAGAGAATTACCGTTGAAACTGCATATTCTCTGCTATGTGAAATACTAATCTGAATTTTAAGATTTTTTGAAAGTTCTTTTATTTTTCCGTAAAGTATGACATAAGGTTTTCCAAGTTCGTCATTTAAAATTTCAATGTCTTTTAGGGAAAAACCGTAGACACCAGTTCCAAACGCTTTTGAAACCGCTTCTTTTGCCGCAAATCGTCCCGCATAACTTGCATATGGATTTCTTTTTTCTTCAATATATTCAATTTCTTTTTTTGTATAAACTTTATTTTTAAACAAAGCTGTGTTATTTATTGCATTTTTTATTCTTGATATTTCAATAATATCGGTTCCAATTCCATAAATTTCCATATTTTTACCTCAATTTTATTATTTTTTATATTTTAATATTTCTTCAAAAAGTCCGTCTTCTGTGTATCTTTTTGCCTCAATTTGAACATTGCAGCCATAATTTTGAATAGTTTTGGTTGTGACGGGACCGATTGAAGCAATAACTTTTTCATTTAACAAATTTTTATTTTTTAAATTTTTCCAAAAATTTTTAAATGTCGAAGAACTTAAAAACATCAAAATATCACTTTTTTTGACATAGTTTTCCACAATTTCTTCTTCATATTTTACGCCGTTTGTATTGTAAACTACGACTTTTTCAAATTTTCTTTCGTATAAATTGCTGTATTTTTTAGTATTTACTGGTGAAATATTTGAAACTACAAATAAAATTTTGTCATTTTTAGATGTAAATTTTGTACTTTCATAAGCTAATTTTTCGACTGTGTATTCTTTTGGATAAAAATCTGGAATAATTTTATATTTTTCTATTTCTTCGGCAGTTTTTTCTCCAACAACACCAATTTTTACATTCGCCAAAATTCTCATATCTTTTATTTTTTTCATAAATCCAATTACAGAATTTGCGCTGTTAAATAAAATGGCGTTAAAATTTTTTAAATCTGGCAAGTCAAAATTTAAATATTCAATGTCAATAAATGGCAGTAAAAACGCATTTCCGCCAAATTCATTTATTTTTTGCAAAATATTTTTTTGTTTATTTTTGTTTCTTGTAATTAAAATATTTTTTCCAAACAATTTTTTATTTTCAAACCATTTCATTTTTTCTCGCAATCTTACAACTTCCCCAATTACAATAATTACAGGAGATTTAACATTATTTTTTCGCACAATTTCACAAATATTTTTTAAATTTCCAATAAATGTCTTTTGTTTAGAAGTCGTTCCATCTTTTATCACGGCAACTGGAGTGTCTTCGTTTTTTCCGTATTTTATAAGACTTTGAGTGATTTTTTCCAAGTTTGAAAGACCCATCAAAAAAATTAATGTTCCTTGCAATTTTGCAATTTGCGAAAAATCGTGTTCTTTCCCATTTTCTCTCGTGTGTCCAGTAAAAATATGAAAAGAAGTATTAATTCCTCGGTGAGTAACTGGAATTCCAGCGTATTCTGGCACAGCGATTGCAGAAGTAATTCCTGGAATCACTTCAAAATCTATTTTAATATCATTTTTTTGGTTATTTTCCAAAATTGCTTCAATCTCTTCACCGCCACGACCAAAAACAAAAGGATCGCCACCTTTTAGCCGAAGCACAATTTTAGGGTTATTTTCAGAATTTTGAGTTGCTCTTTCGACAATTTTTTCATTTATTTTTTTTTGCAATTCGCCACCTTCAAAATTTTCTTTTCCCATATAAATAAGTTCGGCAGAATTTTTTTTATATTTTAGAATATTTGGATTTACAAGTCTGTCATAAATTATGCAGTCGGCTTTTTCAATAACTTTTTTTAGTTTTAGTGTAATTAATTCTTCGTCACCGCAACCAGCTCCAGCTATAAAAACTTTATTATTTTCCATTTTTATCCCTTTTTATCCTTTCAATTATCCTTTCAAAATTTTTTCATATTTGCTTTTTTATTTTTTGTGCCAGTTCTTGTGCCAATTTTTTTGCATCTTCTTTTTTTCCAGAAATTTTGCAAGAAATTTTTTTATTTCCGTTGTAATACATTCCTTTTACAATAATTTTATCACCTAAAATTTTTGCATAGCAGCCAATCGGAGTGTGACATCCACCATCAAATATTTTTGAAAATTCTCTTTCGGCGTCACAAATTAATTTTGTATCACAGTCATTTATTTCAAGCAGGAAATTTTTTATAATTTCATCGTCATTTCGACATTCCACACACAAAATAGCCTGTCCAGGAGACGGCATAATTTCATCATCGGTAAAATATTGAGTAATTTTATTTTCTAATCCAACCCTTTTTAAACCTGCCGCAGCAAGAACAATCGCATCATAATCTTCCGTTTCAAGTTTTTTTAGTCTTGTATGAATATTTCCTCTTATCCCTTTTACAGATAAGTCATCTCGTAAAGTCAAAATTTCTTTTTTTCGTCTTGCACTTCCAGTCCCAATTACAGCGCCTTTTGGCAAATCTTTTAAACTTTTTCCAGTTTTTGAGACTAAGACATCCCTTGAGTCCTCTCTTGCAGGAAATGAAATATTTACAAGACCTTCTGGAGTTTTTTGCGGCATATCTTTTAATGAATGAACGGCTAAATCAATTTTTTTATCCAGCATTTCCTTCTCAATTTCTTTTACAAATAAATCTTTTTGCGTACTCGATTTTATTTTTTCAAAATCCTGCATATTTTTGTCGCCTTTTGTCACAATAATTTTTATCTCAATTTCTAATTTTTCAAAATTTTCTTTAAAAATAGATTCAATTTTTTTTGTATCGTTTTTTAAGAAAAAATCAAATTTTTTTTGCAGCAATTCTTTAACTTTTTCAGCTTGAGCTAATGCCAAAATACTGCCTCGTGTCCCAATAACAATCTTTTTCACATTTTCTCCTTAATTTTTTGAATATTTTTTCTGTTTTTCCAATTTAATTTTTAATTTTTCAAGTTGTTCTTCAATTAAATAAAAAAAGTTTTCCACAATTTGTTCCCGTTTTTCCACATTTTGGTTATAAAGTTCCCAAATATCGTCCAAATTATACAAAAAAACATTTTTAAAATTTGCAATTTTTTTGTCAATATCTCTTGGAACAGCCAAATCCAAAAAAATCGCTCTTTTTTGTCACACAAAATCTCTTTTATTCCGTTATATTCCATAATTAAATGTGGCGCAGAAGTTGCGCTGATTATAATGTCACTTTTTTGTATAAATTCATATTTTTGGCTAAATTTAGCTGTTCTTATATTGTCATAAACTTTTTTTAATTCTGTTGATTTTCTCTCACTTCTATTTGTCACAATCAAATTTTTATGTCCCATTTTGTGAAATAAAGTGAGAATTGACTGAGTTAAATCGCCAACTCCGATTATAAAAATAGTTTTATCTTCAATATTTTTTACTTTTTCTTTTATAAATTTCACTGAAATTGAATCAAGCGACATATTTTTTTCATTAATTTTACTTTCAGTACGAAATCTTTTTCCAGTTTCTATTGCACTGTTAAATATTATATTTAAAAGTTTAGAAGTTTTTTTATTTTCTAAACATTTAAAATACGCCTTTTTTATTTGCGCTAAAACTTGATCTTCACCTTTTATAACTGAATCCAAGCCACAAATCACATCAAACAAACGAAATACCGCTGCATCATTTTTTAAAAAGTTAATATTTTGAAAATCAAATTGACAAATTAAATTATTTATTTCAAAATCTTTTTTAGTTTCCAGATAAATTTCAATTCTAAGGCAAGTTTCCACAATAACATATCCCAAAATATCCCCTTTTTCAAAAAAGTTTTCAATCTTAGTTTTATATTTACTTTTTACAAAATTTTCTCTTTCTTCAATTGACATCTTTTTATAGCTAAAGCTAATTACAAAAAAATTTTGGCAAAAAATATTATTTTGCATCTATTATTTCCTTTTTCCTCTCTAAATTTTATAAATTTAATATAAATAAAGTATAACATTTTACTATACAAAATAGCAATAAAAAAATATTTTTTTATAAAAAAATAAAAAGTTTATTTGCCATTATAGAAAAACCACTAAAAATATGGTAAAATAAATTGTGGAAAATACAGTTATTTAGAAAAATAAATAAAATAAAATAAATTAAATAAATATGGAGGCGAAGTTAATTATGCTTAAAAATTTAAAAAATAACTTTAAGAAAAAAAATAATTTTACAAAATATACAGCAGTAGCGATACTTGCCT
This genomic stretch from Leptotrichia sp. oral taxon 218 harbors:
- a CDS encoding lactose-specific PTS transporter subunit EIIC, yielding MTGVIKQIEKMKPFFEKVSRNIYLRAVRDGFIAAMPVVLFSSLFVLVAFVPNIFGFKWPKEIEDAIIKPYNYSMGILGLLVAGTTAKALTDSFNRNLESTNQINNVSTMLASIVGFLVLAADPLKDGFAKGYLGSTGLITGFFAAFITVGIYNFCIKRDITIKMPSEVPPNLSQTFKDVIPFSAVIIFLYIIDIIVRRVSGHGFAQNVIEIFKPLFSAANGYVGITIIYGVIAMFWFVGIHGPSIVEPAISAVAFINLDANLKLFQAGQHANHIITPGTQMFVATMGGTGATLVVPFMFMWLAKSKQNKAIGRASCIPTAFGVNEPILFGAPIVLNPVFFIPFILAPIVNVWLFKIFVDILNMNSFSYFLPWTTPGPIGIVLGTGFSFLAIILALLLIVVDTAIYYPFFKVYDEEILAKEKLAATEENENSKKEFMKNDKVETKEEIKVALKTPEKETKTEESAGGPKIKEQKNVLVLCAGGGTSGLLANALKKAAKEYNEPIDAAAGAYGAHYDMMKDYDLIVLAPQVASNYEDIKKDTDKLGIKLVKTQGAEYIKLTRDPKGSLEFVKKQFEN
- the lacG gene encoding 6-phospho-beta-galactosidase, with the protein product MKKLPEDFIFGGATAAYQAEGATKTDGKGRVAWDTFLEENYWYTAEPASDFYNQYPVDLKLCEEFGINGIRISIAWSRIFPNGYGEVNPKGVEFYHKLFAECKKRKVEPFITLHHFDTPEVLHSNGDFLNRENIEHFLNYAKFCFEEFTEVNYWTTFNEIGPIGEGQYLVGKFPPGIKYDFEKLFQSHHNMVLAHAKAVNLFKKNGYHGEIGMVCALPTKYPYDPNNPGDVRAAELDDIIHNKFILDATFKGEYSKETMEGVNHILKVNGGKLDLREEDFEELKAAKDLNDFLGINYYMSDWMTEYDGENEIIHNATGNKGSSKYQLKGIGQRRANESIPRTDWDWIIYPKGLYDQIFRVKRDYPNYKKIYITENGLGYKDVFEDNTVYDDARIDYIKQHLEVISDAIRDGANVKGYFLWSLMDVFSWSNGYEKRYGLFYVDFETQKRYPKKSAYWYKKVAETKEIE
- a CDS encoding LacI family DNA-binding transcriptional regulator; the encoded protein is MATIREVAKKAGVSITTVSRILNNDDSFYVSKSTKEKVLKTVKQLNYVKKRKKNKISQSNIAIIKCFDEKIEKEDPYFVSLKINLENKLKKIFSRIRIFNLYEIQKLIKSNEIATFSFADAIIFVGEINKEKLKFFKTLNGNIICVDVYDTDNITDYIKFDTRNSVEMVLNYMFKLKHKKIGLLVGRNKVVENLVDFRERYFKEIMIKNGLYREEYLKIGDFSMESGYFMMKEILKLEDKPTAVFCGNDSIAMGAYRAIREKKLKIPEDMSIIGFNDLKLSQYFTPPLTTIKIDTKLIAQETVNSLIELVEGKRHYHKKVFLPIELIERESCQKI
- the acpS gene encoding holo-ACP synthase, which codes for MEIYGIGTDIIEISRIKNAINNTALFKNKVYTKKEIEYIEEKRNPYASYAGRFAAKEAVSKAFGTGVYGFSLKDIEILNDELGKPYVILYGKIKELSKNLKIQISISHSREYAVSTVILYK
- the cobA gene encoding uroporphyrinogen-III C-methyltransferase — protein: MENNKVFIAGAGCGDEELITLKLKKVIEKADCIIYDRLVNPNILKYKKNSAELIYMGKENFEGGELQKKINEKIVERATQNSENNPKIVLRLKGGDPFVFGRGGEEIEAILENNQKNDIKIDFEVIPGITSAIAVPEYAGIPVTHRGINTSFHIFTGHTRENGKEHDFSQIAKLQGTLIFLMGLSNLEKITQSLIKYGKNEDTPVAVIKDGTTSKQKTFIGNLKNICEIVRKNNVKSPVIIVIGEVVRLREKMKWFENKKLFGKNILITRNKNKQKNILQKINEFGGNAFLLPFIDIEYLNFDLPDLKNFNAILFNSANSVIGFMKKIKDMRILANVKIGVVGEKTAEEIEKYKIIPDFYPKEYTVEKLAYESTKFTSKNDKILFVVSNISPVNTKKYSNLYERKFEKVVVYNTNGVKYEEEIVENYVKKSDILMFLSSSTFKNFWKNLKNKNLLNEKVIASIGPVTTKTIQNYGCNVQIEAKRYTEDGLFEEILKYKK
- the hemC gene encoding hydroxymethylbilane synthase, producing the protein MKKIVIGTRGSILALAQAEKVKELLQKKFDFFLKNDTKKIESIFKENFEKLEIEIKIIVTKGDKNMQDFEKIKSSTQKDLFVKEIEKEMLDKKIDLAVHSLKDMPQKTPEGLVNISFPAREDSRDVLVSKTGKSLKDLPKGAVIGTGSARRKKEILTLRDDLSVKGIRGNIHTRLKKLETEDYDAIVLAAAGLKRVGLENKITQYFTDDEIMPSPGQAILCVECRNDDEIIKNFLLEINDCDTKLICDAEREFSKIFDGGCHTPIGCYAKILGDKIIVKGMYYNGNKKISCKISGKKEDAKKLAQELAQKIKKQI